The DNA region ATACCCATGTTGTCCAGTATGCATTAAATTACCAACAATTAATGCATTACCTCTTACAATTCTAGCAATTGCAGCTTTACCTAAGCGTTTTAATGTATGATCTGATGTTTTTCTAAAGATATTATCCAAATACATCTCTACGCGTTGGATAATGGCAATTCCAACCAATTCTTGATTATTATAAATAGCTAAATAAAATGAAGATATATGATCTGGGCTTGATAATTCTAAAGCATTTAAAAAGTTAGTTTTTAAAAAAATATCCTTAACAGTTAACTTATCCCAAGACGTAGGAATATTTATAACAGAATTATATAATTTATATGAAATCAAATTGAAAAATAAAAAGACTGAAAGTTACCTATCAGTCTTTAAAATTATTAAAAGTTACAAAATTATCTCCAGCCACAAACAATTGCTCCCATAATAGCAAGTGTTACAGTCCAATATCCAACATTGATTAGTGTATATTTCAAGCTTTTTCTTTCAAATAAAGCATTAATACCTAAAATAGGTAAGACTATAAATAATCCAGCTATAACACCATGAAAAGCACCATGTTTAAAGGTTCTAAATTCATCTTTATATTCTGCCATAAAAGTTTCATAAGAAGGCTGAATACCTAAATCGCCTTGTACTAAACTAAATGCGCCCATTTGATGAACAGTAATTGAAGGCAGTATAAAAGCTAATACAAACGAAAGAATTAATGTAACACCAAAAATTTTTAACATGTTTGCAGACTGCATTTTTTGCTCAGTCATTTCAGCATGTTTCATCCAAACGGTTCCAAAAGTTTTAGGGTTATACCAAATAAAGCCAATTATTAACGGTACAATTGCAGCAACAAAAACTGCTAGATAATTAAATTCCATAATATTAATTTTTAATTAGTTAGTAATTTAAAAGTACAAAAAAACCGCTAAGATTAACTTAGCGGTTAATAATTATGTCATTGTCTTAAGCTAACTGTTGCGCTTCTTCTACTAATAACTTGTTTTTGTCTTCTAATGCTTTGTTGATAAACTCATTAATCGCTTCATTTTTTTCTAAGCCATTTTTAAGTAAAACACCAAGCGTAATCATAGTGATAATTCGTGTACCGCTTTTCTTAACCGAAGTATTAAAAAGTGGCTCTACATCTTCATAAGAAACGTCTTTAGCTAATTCTAAAATCTGTGCTTTTGCTTTTGCTCTAGCATCGTCTGGTAGTCTATCGTACTTTTTACCAAAAGACTTTATTTGCTCTATCGCAGGACGATTATTGGTTTGCTTTTGAGGCTGATTTTGATTTTGTTTTGGTGCTTGTTTTGCCCAACTATCACGTAAACCAACGGTTTTATTAAATACTAAGGCATCAGATTTAGAATCGTCATCCACATTAAAATACCCTAAACGTTGAAACTGAAACTGCTCTCCTACTTTAGCTTCTTTTAAACTTGGCTCAACAAATGCATTGATGATGTTTAAAGAATTTGGATTTAAAAATTCCATAAAATCTTTACCGTCATGACTGTCAGGCGCTTCGTCCATAAACAGTCTATCGTATTCTCTAACTTCAGCTTTTACTGCATGTTTTATAGAAACCCAATGTAACGTTCCTTTTACTTTTTTAGAGGTATCTGTATCGTAGGTACAATGTACTTCGGTAATATTTCCTTCAGCATCTTTTACTACGTTTTCAGCTTTGATGATGTACGCATTTTTAAGTCGAACTTCGCCGCCTAATTTCAATCTAAAAAACTTACTTCCTGCTTCTTCTTTAAAGTCGTCTTTTTCGATATAAATTTCTTTTGAAAAAGGTACTTTTCTAAATCCAGCACTATCGTCTTCTGGGTTATTTTCTGCTTCTAACCATTCTTCTTTATCGTCTGGATAATTAGTAATGACTACTTTTAAAGGATCTAAAACCGCCATAACACGTGGTGCAGTTTTGTTTAAATCCTCACGTACACAGAATTCTAAAAGCGCCACATCAATCACGTTTTCACGCTTTGCAACACCTACTTTTTCTATAAATTGTCTAATTGAATTTGGTGTATAACCTCTACGTCGTAAACCTGAAATGGTTGGCATTCTCGGATCGTCCCAACCAGAAACTACCTTCTCTTCTACCAATTTAAGCAACTTACGCTTACTCATAATGGTATAAGACAGATTTAAACGCGCAAATTCGCGCTGTTTTGGCTGCATTGGATAGGTTTCCTTAGAATAGTCATAAACTTGCTCTTTAAACCAATCGTAAAGCTCTCTATGTGGTTTAAATTCTAAAGAACATAAACTATGACTAATTTGCTCGATATAATCACTTTCGCCATGCGTCCAATCGTACATTGGATAAATGCACCAATCGTTACCAGTACGATGATGATGCTTCTTTAAAATACGATACATAATAGGATCACGCATTAACATATTAGGATGTTGCATGTCTATTTTTGCACGTAAAATATGTTCACCTTCGTTGAATTCGCCATTTTTCATGCGTTCAAAAAGGTCTAAATTTTCTTCTACAGATCGGTTACGATAAGGACCATCTACACCAGGTTGCGTTGGTGTTCCTTTTTGTTCTGCCATCGCTTCAGAAGATTGGCTATCTACATAAGCCTTTCCGTCTTTAATCAATTGTACAGCCCAATCGTATAACTGTTGAAAATAATCTGAAGAATACAGCTCGTTTTCCCATTGGTAACCTAACCAAGCCACATCTTTTTTAATCGCATCTACATACTCTTGCTCTTCTTTTGCTGGGTTAGTATCGTCAAATCTAAGATTAACAGGCGCATTGTACTTTAATCCTAAACCAAAACTAATACCTATAGCTTTGGTATGACCAATGTGCAAATAGCCATTAGGTTCTGGCGGAAAACGAAAACGTAATTTATCCTTAGCTAATCCGTTAGCTAAATCTTCTTCTATAATATGCTCAATAAAATTGAGTGATTTTGTTTCTTCAGACATGTAATTAGGTTTATTTTTAAGTGATTACTGCTATTAATCTACTTTAATAATAAAGTGTAAAATTAAATATTTTTTAGTTGAAATGAATTGTTCTTTCCTTTAAAAATAAAGCACGTATAATTTTTAGGTATTTTTGCATAAATTTTTATTGAAATGGGAAAAATTAAAGTTGAAAATATTAGAGTATTTGCGCATCACGGTTGTTTAAAAGAAGAAACTGCTATTGGTAGTGATTATCGTGTAGATTTAGAAATTACAGCCAATTTACAGCATAGTGCAAAGACAGATCAACTAAAAGATACGGTAGATTACGTGTTTTTAAATAGAATTATTTTTGAAGAAATGAAAGTACCAAGCGCACTTTTAGAGCATGTAGCACGACGCATTTTAAACCGAATTTTTACTGAAGATCAAATGATTAAAAAAGCAACAGTTAGTGTAAGTAAAATAAATCCGCCAATTGGTGGCGATGTAGAGCAAGTAACAATTGTTATGAGTGACAAAAGAAAAAACTTCAAGAAATAGTGTAAAAAGTTTATTTTTTTTACATTTGCTGTCCAATTACAATTGGCGTCTTGGCCGAGTGGCTAGGCAGAGGTCTGCAAAACCTTGTACAGCGGTTCGAATCCGCTAGACGCCTCTAAAAGCTTTCAGAAAATCTGGAAGCTTTTTTTGTTTACAATTTTTAGAAAATAAGATTGAATTATTTTGGATTCCGAATCAAGTGCGGAATGACAAGCTTAATCCAAAGGATTAATCTGTTCTATTTTTTCTTTAAGTAATTCTTTTTCTTTTGGGAAGAAACCTTGGACTAGTAATAGTACGCCAAAGCCTAATATTACTAATGCTACGATCTTTTTAGTCTTGTAAATAAGTCTTGGTGTAAGCTTATTTTTTAAAGCTTTTGCAGCTGTAATTTTTACTAAATCTGCTAAAAAATAAGTTATTAACATGGTACTAATAAAGACAATAACACCATTTTTAGACGTGGTTATAGAATTAGCAATTACAATAAATGCTACCCAACCTAACAGTACACCAATGTTAATAAAGTTGAGCAAAAAGCCTTTTAAGAATAATTTACCATAGCCTTTTTTAATTTCTACTTTATGATATTCTCTTACTATTTCTCTAAACGATTTTGATGTTTTTATAAATGAAATAAAGCCATAAATAGCTAATAAAACACCTCCAAAAATTAAAAAATTAGGATCTTTTTCAATTTTACCTACCAATTTTTCGGTACTAAAAAATGCAACTACAATAAATAAAATATCTGCTAGAATTACTCCTGCATCAAATATTAAAGCACTTTTAAACCCTTTGGTTGCAGCAGTTTCTAACAAAACAAAAAATACTGGTCCAATAGTAAAAGATAGAATGATACCAAAAGGAATTGCAGTAAGAATATCGTCAAACATGTTGTATAGCTGGATTGTCTTACAAAGTAAAGAAATTATTTATTGATTATAGAATGCTTATTAACAGAAATAAAAAAGCTTCAATTTAAAACTGAAGCTTTTGTTTTTTTATTTAGGTTTAGACTTCGCTTAACCTAACTTTACTTTAATTAAGTTATTTATTCTTTAACTGTAATTGATCCGCCAAAAGTATTTTTTTTAGTAACGGTTCTAGGATTACCATAGATATCAATATCTCCACCAGCAGTGATACGCGCATCTACAGTATCGCTTGCGGTTACTTCTGCTTCTCCTGCAGCTCTTACTTTTATGTTTGTATTTTTAGTTTGAAAATCTCTTCCTTCGTAAATTCCACCTGTATTTAATGTAATATTTTGAGTGTTAGCTTTACCTCTAGTTTCTATAATTCCGCCAGTTACAGCTCTTACATTTACTGTGTTTACATCTAATCCTGCAATAATTGTAGCACCTTCTTGGGCACGTAATTCGATTGCGTCTTGTGTGATAAGCTCGTTACCTACAATTTTAGATCCTTCATTAGCATCAATAACTTTTATATCTTTATAATGCACAGCAACAAAGGTTTTTGTACCATCAAAAATACGGTCTATATCCATGCGTATTTTTAACATATCGTTTTTAATTACTACTTCTACATCGTCTACATCTTCACCAGTAATAATCACTTTATTTTCGTCAGATTTTACTAGACTTACTTTTATTAAATCGAAAACTTTAACCGTTGTAAAGTCACCTACATGCTGACTTTTTGGGTTTTGTGCAAAGGTATTTAAGCTAAAAACTAAAGCTAAAATAGACAGTAAATATTTCATAATATTGAAGGTTTTGTTTGTATTAAGAGTCTATTTTTTAATTAGTGTTACAGTTTTATAAATATTTTGTTCTTGATATGATTTTTTAAGTATTAAAAAATCACTCGAATCGTTGATTAATTATGCAACATTTACTGCTGTTCCAACTACTGAAACAAAAAAATAAGAGCCATTTACAGTTTCTATATCAAAACTAATTCCAACTACAGCATTAGCATTTAAATTTTTAGCATTGTCTTGTAACTCTTGAAACGCATGTTCCTTAGCTTCGTTAATTACCGCTTTTGTGATGTCTTTACTTTTTTCGACTTTAAAAGAAAACTTTGTTTTCATTTCAAAAGAAGTACCAGTTACAATGCCTTTATATTCTATTATTTTAAAGCCTTCTATAGTATTTGTTGTGGTTAAAATCATGGTTTATATTTTATTGATTAGTCCGTAAAATTTTATAAATGTTACAAGTTTATTTTGCTAATAAATCTTTAATTTAAAAATCTACGCTTCGTGTTTACCAACTAAATCAAAATCTAAATGACGTTTTACTAAATCTGCTTGTTTTACTTTTACAACAACTTCGTCTCCTAATTGGTACATGTTTTTTGTGTCGCGTCCAACAAGTGCAAATTGGTCTTGATCAAACTCATAATAATCGTCTTTTATATCTCTAATACGCACCATTCCTTCGCATTTATTGGAGATAATTTCGACATAAATTCCCCAATCGGTTACACCAGAAATTACACCAACAAATTCTTCGTCTTTATGATCTTGCATAAACTTAATTTGCATGTATTTTATGCTATCACGTTCGGCTTTTGTCGCTAAATTTTCCATGTTACTTGAGTGCATACATTTTTCTTCATAAATCTCTTCGTTTGCACTTTTTTCGCCATCTAAATAACGTTGTAATAAACGATGCGCCATAACGTCTGGATAACGTCTAATTGGCGATGTAAAATGGCTGTAATAATCAAAAGCTAATCCGTAATGTCCTATGTTATGCGTAGTATATTCGGCTTTAGCCATAGTACGAATTGCTAAAGTATCTACTAAATTTTGCTCTTTTTGACCTTGAACATCTTCTAATAATTTGTTTAATGAAGATGAAATACTATCACGACTTTTAAAGTTAAGTTTATGACCAAATCTAGCAACTACACCTTGTAAAGCAGCTAATTTACTTTCGTCTGGCTCGTCATGAACACGATAAACAAAGGTTTTTGAAGGTTTCATTTTAGAAACAAACTCTGATACTTTACGGTTAGCTAATAGCATAAATTCTTCTATTAACTTGTTAGCATCTTTACTGGTCTTAAAATGAACACCTGTAGGATTTGCTTGTTCATCTAAAGTAAATCTTACTTCTACTTTATCAAAACTAATTGCTCCAGAACGCATACGTTTGCTTCGCATTTTCTTTGCTAATCGGTCTAAAACTAAAATTGCCTCAGCTATTTCTGGTTGCGTATTGTATGTTTTACCAGTAAGTGAAACGTCTTCTGGAATTTCGGTTTTTATGGATGACATTTCTGTATTATTAGAAATGACAAAATCTGTGTTATTTTCTATAACAGCTTGCGCTTCTTCGTAAGCAAATCTTGCATCACTATACGTTACTGTTCTACCAAACCATTGGTCTTTGATTTCAGCTTTATCATTTAATTTAAAAACTGCCGAGAACGTATATTTTTCTTCATGCGGACGTAAAGAACATGCGCCATTACTTAATATTTCTGGTAGCATTGGTACTACTCTATCTACTAAATAAACAGATGTTGCACGCTCGTAAGCTTCATCATCTAAAATAGTACCTTCTTCTAAATAATGAGATACGTCTGCAATGTGTATTCCTATCTCAAATAAGCCATTTTCTAGAACTTTAATGGATAATGCATCATCAAAATCTTTTGCGTCTTTAGGATCTATGGTAAAGGTTAAATCTTTACGCATATCGCGACGTTTTTTAATTTCTTCTGGCTTAATAGAGGTATCTATTTGATTTGCAAAATCTTCGACTTCTTTTGGGAATTCATACGGTAAACCATATTCGGCTAAAATAGCATGGATTTCTGTATTATGTTCTCCTGGTTTACCAAGGACTTCTTTTACACGTCCGTTTGGTGAATCTGCTTTTTCTGGCCAATCTACTAACTCTACTAAGACTTTATCACCATCTTCAGCTTTATTAATTTTGTTAATAGGTACAAAAATATCTGTAGTCATTTTGTTAGAATCTGGGACTACAAATGCAAAATTATTCTTTTCGTGTATTTGTATAACACCAACATATTGCGTTTTTGCACGCTTAATAATTTGTGTGATTTCACCTTCTAACTTACCGCGTTTACGACGTTTAAAGACGTAAAGTTCTACTTCGTCACCATCTAATGCTTTATTAACATTGTTAGAAGCAATAAATATATCTTCTTCAAAAGCGTCACAAATTACATAGCCAGATCCACGTGATGACGCATCAAAAATACCAGTGTGATACTCGGTATTTACAATAGCTTTAAATTTACCACGATCTACTTCTTCAATCTCTTGCTTAGCTTTAAGCTGCGCAAGTTTTTTTATAATTTGGTTACGACTACTAGCATCATTAACGCCTAATTTGGCAGCAATTTGCTTGTAGTTAAAGGGTTTATTACGTTCTTTTCTAAGTATGTTTAGAATAGTCTCTGTTAGATTGGAAATCTTATTATGACTAGGTTTCCTTTTCTTTTTCTTCTTTGACATTTATATTTTTTAATGTATTGAATTTCTTTAAAGTTAAATGAAATTCGGTTATGTTTTAAACTTAAATTTAAAGGAGAGACGATTTTTAAGTTTATACAAAGCTACATTTTTAAATTTAAAATAAAATTAAGGAAGCGTTAAATAAAAAACTTTATTCACATTTATATTATATATACTTTCTTTTCTTTTAAAAATTTAAAAAAATAATGATGATGATTATTGTTTGTTAATAACGGTATAACTTTTTCAAATTTTTGTTTGATTTGTTAGTTAACAAAATCTATTAACAGCTTATTAGCTATTTAACTTATTGATTTTTAAGCATACTAATTAGGTTATTAACAGTTGTTAAAAACGTAAACTAACATCTAATTTTTAATAAATACTTATAAAATTGACGTTGAAAATTGACTTTTTAGTGCTAATAACTTTACAAAAAATTAAGGTTAACTAATTTTGATGTTAACTAAACGTTACGGATTGTAATTTTTAAGTTGAAATCCAAATAAATCTTTTAAAAAACAATAAGAAGATATTAACAAGTAATTAATAGTATTAAAAGAGTAATTAACAATTATTGTAGTTATTAACAGGTATGCTATAAAATACCGTTGGTTTTAATTTTTATGAATAAGTTAACCGCTTTATTTTATTAATAATGACAAGCAATTAGTAACTTTGAAACACAATTAACAACACAACAATTATTATGAAAATTTCAATAGGAAACGATCACGCTGGTACCGAATATAAATTTGCTATCAAAAAGCATTTAGAAGCTAAAGGTATTACAGTTATTAATTATGGTACAGATGCATCAGATAGTGTAGATTATCCAGATTTTGTACATCCAGTCGCTAAAGATGTAACAGATAATGCTGCCGATTTTGGTATACTTATTTGCGGTAGTGCAAATGGTGTAGCAATAACTGCTAACAAACACCAAAAGGTTAGAGCAGGTGTTTGTTGGACTAAAGAAATTACAGAATTAACGCGATTGCATAACAACGCCAACGTAATGTGTATACCTGCTAGATATACTGCTTTACAACAAGCCATAGCAATGGTAGATACGTTTTTAGATACAAAATTTGAAGGCGGAAGACACCAAAATAGAGTGGATAAAATTCCTGTTTGCTCTTAAAAATGGGACATAATCATGCACATAACCATGCTCATGATCACGATTTAAAAGGGAAGAAATTATTAATTTCTATCTTTTTAAATATAGGAATTACTGTAGCGCAAATTATTGGAGGATTTATATCTGGTAGTTTAGCATTATTAAGTGATGCTTTACACAATTTAAGCGATGTAATATCTTTAATTGTTAGTTATGCAGCTTCTAAACTAGCAAAACGTAAAGCGTCTAATAATAAAACTTTTGGTTATAAACGTGCCGAAATTTTAGCTGCTTTTATTAATGCGGCAACTTTAATTATTGTAGCTATTTTATTAATTATAGAAGCCATTAAGCGATTTGAAAATCCGCAAAATATTGCTTCTAACTTAGTTATTTGGTTATCCTTTATAGCTATACTATTTAACGGGTTAAGTGTTTTATTATTAAGAAAAGATTCTAAAAACAACATCAATATAAAATCGGCTTATTTACATTTACTAACAGATATGTTAGCAAGTGTGGCTGTATTAATTGGTGGTTTATTAATGAAGTATTACCAAATATTTTGGATAGATAGCGTATTAACGTTTTTAATAGGTTTATATTTAATTTGGGTTGGATACGATTTGTTAAAAACCTCAACAAAAATGCTAATGTTATTTACACCTTCGCATATTAATGTAGAAGATGTTGTAAGACGTGTTAATAGCTTAGATCATATTAAAAAATTACATCATGTACATATATGGAATTTAAATGATGACGAACTTCATTTAGAAGCGCATTTAGATTTAGAAAGTAATATGACTATAACCCAATTTGATGTTATTTTACAGCAAATTGAGCAGTTATTACATGACGAATTTGATATTAATCACGTAAACATTCAACCAGAATATAAAAAGGAAGATCCTAAAGATATTATCGTTCAAGACTAAAATTTTATGCTAAATATTACAGTAAAATCCTTTAATCAATTAACTATAAATGAATTGTATGAAGTATTGCAATTACGAAGTGAAGTCTTTGTTGTCGAGCAAGATTGTGTGTATCAAGATATAGATGGAAAAGATCAAAACGCATTACATGTATTAGGAATAAAGGATAATAAAATTGTGGCTTATACACGCTTATTTAAACCTGGTGATTATTTTAATTTAGCAAGTATTGGTAGAGTAGTAGTTAAAGAAAACCAGCGTATGCATAAGTATGGATATGATATCATGGAAGCATCTATAAAGGCTATTAAAACCAATTATAATACTACAGATATTAAAATATCTGCACAATGTTACTTAAAACGATTTTATAATAATCTAAACTTTTTTGAAGTAGGCGAACAATATCTAGAAGATGATATACCGCATATTGCCATGCTATATAAAAACTAAAAAAACCGCATTTGGCACAATGCGGTTTTTTATAAATAAAGTTAAAAAACTTAACTAACTCAACTTTACTTAGAAATATGTCTTATTAAAATTTCTACTCTTCTATCTTCTTTTGTAGATCCACCTAAGTTATATTTTCCGGCTAATCCTTGATATCTCACTCTTTTAGCATCTACTCCTGCTTTTACTAAATAATCTCTAATATATTTAGCTCTTACAACGCTTAAGTTTAATTTACCAGTTTCTCTATCTCTAGATTCTCTACCATTTTCTGTACAACATACATGTCCATTAATAGTAAAAAAGATATCTGTTCTTTTAACTAAAAAGTCTGCTAATTCCTGTAAAGCTTTTTTAGATTCTGGAGTTAAGTAACGATACCCTAAAACAAAATTTAAACTTTTAAGATTTATTAAATCACCTTTATTAACATCTTCTGCAAAAAAAGAACCAGCTATTAATTTTTTAGGAGCAATAACAATAGATACTTTTCTGTTTAAAGCTCTTAATTCTTTAAATAAAGCTTCTTCTTTAGTATTTAAAGCAACTTCACCTTTACCTTTTACATTTAATATTTCTGGTTGTTTAGTGCTATTTCTATAAGAAATAATAATTTTCTTAATTGCTTCTGCACGTTTATTTGATAATGTTTTGTTGTAATTAGCATTACCTCTATCATCACAATATCCAACTATAGACATTCTTTCTATATCAACATCTTTAGTTTCATTTAAAAATTGTACAAGTTTTGTAAATTCTTCTTTTGTGATTTGGTGTTTATCTGTATCAAAATAAACATCATGCTTAACTACTTTACTAGATTTTGTTTTTAAAGTAGTGTTATTAGCATTAACAAAATTGTTAACCGAAACAATAAATAAAAATATGTAGCTTAAGTTTTTCATTTCAATAGTTATCTAAGGCGGCGCAAATGTACTGGCACACTTTAGTTTGCTGAAAATTTTTTGATTAACAACACTATTTTTAGATGAAAAACACCATTTAAGACAAGTGGTAAAATTTTACCGTTGAATCACTATTTTGTTTATCCGATTTTTTGAACCGTTAATGGATGTTTTTTACGAATTCAAAAAAAAAGAGGTTGTAAAAACCTCCTTTTTTGAATTATTTTTTTAAAAAAGATTATTCTTCTGCAATATATGTAATCACAATTTCTACTCTTCTATCGTATTTTGGATCGCCACCAAGCGGAAATTTTCTTCGCATTCCGACATACTTCATTCGTTTTTTATCTACACCTTTTCGCGCTAAATAATCGTAAATATATTTGGCTCTTGCTACAGATAAATTTCGTTTTTGAGTTTTTTTATCTACTGCATCACGACTATTTTGTGTACAGCAAACATGTCCTTGTATGGTAAAGTATATATTTTTTTTAGCTACTAATATTTTTGCTAATTCTTCCAGAGTTTTTTTAGAGTCTGAAGTAACATAGCTGTAATTAGTTTTAAAGTAGATATTTTCTAATCTTATCTTATCTCCTTTTTTTACTGTACCATTTGCTATGTCTTGTGTAGTTACTTTTTTGTCTTTTGTTGCAGTAGTTGTAACTTCTGGTTTTGCTGTTTCTTTGGTTTTATCCTTTGGTTTAACAATAATCTCTACTTTACGATTTAAACCTCTTATTTTATGGACTTCGTCTTCATTTAAAACTTTTAAAAGTATTTCGCCTTTACCATTTACATTTGTTATTAAAGATTTATCTATCCCATAACTAGAAAACATGTCTTTTATAGCATCTGCTCTATTTTGCGATAATTCTAAATTATAATCGTT from Mesoflavibacter profundi includes:
- a CDS encoding DUF1761 domain-containing protein produces the protein MEFNYLAVFVAAIVPLIIGFIWYNPKTFGTVWMKHAEMTEQKMQSANMLKIFGVTLILSFVLAFILPSITVHQMGAFSLVQGDLGIQPSYETFMAEYKDEFRTFKHGAFHGVIAGLFIVLPILGINALFERKSLKYTLINVGYWTVTLAIMGAIVCGWR
- a CDS encoding glutamine--tRNA ligase/YqeY domain fusion protein, with the translated sequence MSEETKSLNFIEHIIEEDLANGLAKDKLRFRFPPEPNGYLHIGHTKAIGISFGLGLKYNAPVNLRFDDTNPAKEEQEYVDAIKKDVAWLGYQWENELYSSDYFQQLYDWAVQLIKDGKAYVDSQSSEAMAEQKGTPTQPGVDGPYRNRSVEENLDLFERMKNGEFNEGEHILRAKIDMQHPNMLMRDPIMYRILKKHHHRTGNDWCIYPMYDWTHGESDYIEQISHSLCSLEFKPHRELYDWFKEQVYDYSKETYPMQPKQREFARLNLSYTIMSKRKLLKLVEEKVVSGWDDPRMPTISGLRRRGYTPNSIRQFIEKVGVAKRENVIDVALLEFCVREDLNKTAPRVMAVLDPLKVVITNYPDDKEEWLEAENNPEDDSAGFRKVPFSKEIYIEKDDFKEEAGSKFFRLKLGGEVRLKNAYIIKAENVVKDAEGNITEVHCTYDTDTSKKVKGTLHWVSIKHAVKAEVREYDRLFMDEAPDSHDGKDFMEFLNPNSLNIINAFVEPSLKEAKVGEQFQFQRLGYFNVDDDSKSDALVFNKTVGLRDSWAKQAPKQNQNQPQKQTNNRPAIEQIKSFGKKYDRLPDDARAKAKAQILELAKDVSYEDVEPLFNTSVKKSGTRIITMITLGVLLKNGLEKNEAINEFINKALEDKNKLLVEEAQQLA
- the folB gene encoding dihydroneopterin aldolase, producing MGKIKVENIRVFAHHGCLKEETAIGSDYRVDLEITANLQHSAKTDQLKDTVDYVFLNRIIFEEMKVPSALLEHVARRILNRIFTEDQMIKKATVSVSKINPPIGGDVEQVTIVMSDKRKNFKK
- a CDS encoding LysE family translocator produces the protein MFDDILTAIPFGIILSFTIGPVFFVLLETAATKGFKSALIFDAGVILADILFIVVAFFSTEKLVGKIEKDPNFLIFGGVLLAIYGFISFIKTSKSFREIVREYHKVEIKKGYGKLFLKGFLLNFINIGVLLGWVAFIVIANSITTSKNGVIVFISTMLITYFLADLVKITAAKALKNKLTPRLIYKTKKIVALVILGFGVLLLVQGFFPKEKELLKEKIEQINPLD
- a CDS encoding head GIN domain-containing protein — its product is MKYLLSILALVFSLNTFAQNPKSQHVGDFTTVKVFDLIKVSLVKSDENKVIITGEDVDDVEVVIKNDMLKIRMDIDRIFDGTKTFVAVHYKDIKVIDANEGSKIVGNELITQDAIELRAQEGATIIAGLDVNTVNVRAVTGGIIETRGKANTQNITLNTGGIYEGRDFQTKNTNIKVRAAGEAEVTASDTVDARITAGGDIDIYGNPRTVTKKNTFGGSITVKE
- a CDS encoding heavy metal-binding domain-containing protein codes for the protein MILTTTNTIEGFKIIEYKGIVTGTSFEMKTKFSFKVEKSKDITKAVINEAKEHAFQELQDNAKNLNANAVVGISFDIETVNGSYFFVSVVGTAVNVA
- the rnr gene encoding ribonuclease R, yielding MSKKKKKRKPSHNKISNLTETILNILRKERNKPFNYKQIAAKLGVNDASSRNQIIKKLAQLKAKQEIEEVDRGKFKAIVNTEYHTGIFDASSRGSGYVICDAFEEDIFIASNNVNKALDGDEVELYVFKRRKRGKLEGEITQIIKRAKTQYVGVIQIHEKNNFAFVVPDSNKMTTDIFVPINKINKAEDGDKVLVELVDWPEKADSPNGRVKEVLGKPGEHNTEIHAILAEYGLPYEFPKEVEDFANQIDTSIKPEEIKKRRDMRKDLTFTIDPKDAKDFDDALSIKVLENGLFEIGIHIADVSHYLEEGTILDDEAYERATSVYLVDRVVPMLPEILSNGACSLRPHEEKYTFSAVFKLNDKAEIKDQWFGRTVTYSDARFAYEEAQAVIENNTDFVISNNTEMSSIKTEIPEDVSLTGKTYNTQPEIAEAILVLDRLAKKMRSKRMRSGAISFDKVEVRFTLDEQANPTGVHFKTSKDANKLIEEFMLLANRKVSEFVSKMKPSKTFVYRVHDEPDESKLAALQGVVARFGHKLNFKSRDSISSSLNKLLEDVQGQKEQNLVDTLAIRTMAKAEYTTHNIGHYGLAFDYYSHFTSPIRRYPDVMAHRLLQRYLDGEKSANEEIYEEKCMHSSNMENLATKAERDSIKYMQIKFMQDHKDEEFVGVISGVTDWGIYVEIISNKCEGMVRIRDIKDDYYEFDQDQFALVGRDTKNMYQLGDEVVVKVKQADLVKRHLDFDLVGKHEA
- the rpiB gene encoding ribose 5-phosphate isomerase B, with translation MKISIGNDHAGTEYKFAIKKHLEAKGITVINYGTDASDSVDYPDFVHPVAKDVTDNAADFGILICGSANGVAITANKHQKVRAGVCWTKEITELTRLHNNANVMCIPARYTALQQAIAMVDTFLDTKFEGGRHQNRVDKIPVCS
- a CDS encoding cation diffusion facilitator family transporter, whose amino-acid sequence is MGHNHAHNHAHDHDLKGKKLLISIFLNIGITVAQIIGGFISGSLALLSDALHNLSDVISLIVSYAASKLAKRKASNNKTFGYKRAEILAAFINAATLIIVAILLIIEAIKRFENPQNIASNLVIWLSFIAILFNGLSVLLLRKDSKNNINIKSAYLHLLTDMLASVAVLIGGLLMKYYQIFWIDSVLTFLIGLYLIWVGYDLLKTSTKMLMLFTPSHINVEDVVRRVNSLDHIKKLHHVHIWNLNDDELHLEAHLDLESNMTITQFDVILQQIEQLLHDEFDINHVNIQPEYKKEDPKDIIVQD
- a CDS encoding GNAT family N-acetyltransferase, whose product is MLNITVKSFNQLTINELYEVLQLRSEVFVVEQDCVYQDIDGKDQNALHVLGIKDNKIVAYTRLFKPGDYFNLASIGRVVVKENQRMHKYGYDIMEASIKAIKTNYNTTDIKISAQCYLKRFYNNLNFFEVGEQYLEDDIPHIAMLYKN